The window TATATTGACCTTCTTTTAAGAGTCTTGCCTTTTCAAGGTTCAATATATGAATTTCAAGTTTTGAAACTAAAGGCTCTTTTGTATCTTTTTCTAAAACAAGATATTTGTTATGCAAACGCTTATTTTTATTAAAGCCTTTTCCTATCAAGTTTATTGTAATACACTTTGGCAGTTTTGTATAGTCTTGGCCTTGTTTTATACCCTCATTGTACATCTTAGACCAATAATATAAGGTCCTTTCAGGAAAATCAAAATACCATACATTTTGAATTTCTATATCTACAAAGGTTCCGTTGTTTAGTCTTAACTTGATATCCAAGATACCTAGCTTTTCACTTAAAAACTCTTTATGAAACTCCTTATCGAGAAGTTCCAAACCTGCGATATCCTCAGGCGGAATGTCTAAGATACACTCCAGTAAATCCTGTAGTACGTCCTTGTTTTCTTCCACTCCGAATACTTTTTTAAAAGCGTAGTCGTTGCGGAGAGTTATTTTAAATAATTTTTCCATAACTAAGCCTCGCTAATAATTTTTTTTTAAAAAAAATTCCCCCTTTCATAATTATTATAGAAATTGTTTGTAATAGATAGCAAAATTTGAAAAAAAAGATTGGCATTTAATAATCGCTTTTCCGATTGACTTTTTTTTAAATTATTGAGATATTTAAAGAATGAGTGATAAAAAAGAAATTGTTCCGATAGAAAGCTTGCTACCTCAAAAGTTAAACATTGTTCCTTTGAGCGGCAGGCCGATTTTTCCCGGCATTTTTACGCCGCTTTTAATTAATGCCCCCGAAGACATAAAGTCAATCGAAGATGCCTATGCCGGCGACGGCTTTATAGGGCTTACCCTTCTTAAAAACAATATAGAAAACCCTCAAGCCAAGGACTTGTACAAGGTAGGCTGTGCTGCAAAAATCGTGCGTAAGATAAATCTGCCCGATGGCGGGCTCAATGTTTTTATAGCCACTCAAAAACGCTTTAAGATTCGCAAAACCGTCAACGATACAAATCCGATAGTCGTAGCCGTTCAATATCTGGATGATGAAGAAGAAAAAAGCCACGAGGTGGAAGCCCTTACCAGAGCCCTCATAAGCGAGATGAAGCAGCTTTCTGAAAACAATCCATTGTTCTCCGAAGAGATGAGGCTCAATATGATCAATATTGACCATCCCGGAAAAATAGCCGACTTTATTGCAAGTATCTTAAACATTCAAAAAGAAGATCAACAAAAGATTCTTGAAACCTTAAACGTAAAAAAGAGAATGGAAGAAGTTTTTGTTCACATTAAAAAAGAACAAGAACTTTTACAGGTTCAACGCAAGATTCAGGATGACCTTAATATGCGTGTCGAAAAAAATCAACGCGATTATTTTTTAAGGGAAGAACTTAAATCCATCAAAGAAGAATTGGGGCTGACCACAGATCCTAAGACCAATGAAGAAGAAAATTTTGCAAAGAGGATAGAAGAGTTTCAGTTTACCGGAGAGGTAAAAGAAGTGGTGGACTCCGAGTTTGAAAAATTTAAAATGCTCGACCCCTATTCTTCCGAATATATAGTTACCCGTAATTATTTGGAAACCATTCTTTCACTTCCGTGGAAAAATTCGGAACCGGAAGAATACGATATTGCAAAAGCTCAAAAGATTTTAAACAAGGATCACTACGGACTTGAAGACGTAAAGACCCGAATAATAGAATACCTTTCCGTTCGTAAATTAAAGAAGGATACAAAGGGTTCGATTGTTCTTTTGTTGGGCCCGCCCGGTGTAGGTAAAACGAGTGTCGGAATGTCCATAGCCAGAGCTATGTCTAAGCCCTTCTTTAGATTTTCAGTCGGAGGCATGAGGGATGAGGCCGAAATAAAGGGGCACCGAAGAACCTACATAGGAGCCATGCCCGGTAAAATCCTTCAGGGCTTAAAGATAGTAAAAACCAATTCTCCCGTTTTTATGATAGACGAGGTCGATAAGATGGGGCAAAGCTATCAGGGAGACCCTTCAAGTGCCCTTCTCGAAGTTTTAGACCCCGAGCAAAATATAAACTTTAGGGACCACTATTTGGATTTGCCCTTTGACCTTTCCAACATAGTTTTTATTCTCACTGCAAACACCCTCGATTCTATTCCCCGACCTCTCTTGGACAGGGCTGAGGTAATAAAGCTTTCCGGCTACATTGATTCCGAAAAGGTGCAGATAGCAAAAAAACACCTTATTCCGAAAAGCCTTGAAAAGCACGGTCTTAAAAAGAATCAGGTAGTCTACAGTCAGGATATGCTCCTTTACATTGCCAACTCTTATGCAAGGGAAGCCGGAGTGCGCAACTTTGAAAAGAAGCTGGATAAGATTCACCGCAAGGTTGCAACCGAAATTGTAAACGGCAAAAGAAAAGAAGACGAAAAGCTGATCGTAACAAAGGCCGACATTGAAAAGATGCTTGGCAAGGTTATCTTCCGCGATGACGATATTAAAAAGGCCGACGTTCCCGGTACCTCGATAGGCCTTGCTTGGACATCTATGGGCGGAGATACTCTTTTGATAGAAACTGCATCTATGCTTGGAAAGGGCGGCTTTAAACTCACAGGCCAAGCCGGAAACGTTATGAAAGAATCCGCAGGCATAGCCCTTTCATGGACTCGAATGTTTGCCGTAGACCAAAAAATAAAAAAACCGGACTGGTTCGAAAAAAATATAATTCACCTTCACCTGCCGGAGGGAGCTACCCCCAAAGACGGACCGTCTGCCGGTATCACTATGGCCACAGCTCTTTTATCTCTTTTTTCAGGGAAAACCATCAAGCCTAAACTTGCAATGACCGGAGAGCTTTCGCTTACAGGGCAGGTTCTTGCCATAGGCGGCCTAAAAGAAAAAACAATCGCCGCCCGCCGCAACGGTATAAAGGAAGTCATCATTCCTCAGGCTAACACAAGGGACTTGGACGAAATCCCCGAATACATTAAAAAGGGCATTAAGTTCTATCCCGTAAGCCATGTTGAAGAAGTCTTGGATATAGCCTTTAGGGGTGCATTGACGAAGAAAAAAAGATAGATGAGCGGATTTTAAGTATACTCAATCAATTATAGAAAAACTTGACAATTTGTGATATACTAAAAATGTTAAGGAGGCTATGTATGCTGTTAACTACTGTTCAGGAAAAATTGGAATCAATTCCGGATGAATACATGGTTGAAGTGTATAATTATTTAGAACTTTTACAATACAAAATACTCTATAAAAAGCAACATGAAGAATCTGTAAAAAGATTTCCTAATCGTCGGCCAGACATTTTAAAGCAACCAAATTTCTATATGTCGCCGGCTTTTGACGAACCATTGGAAGATTTTAAGGAGTATATGTGAAATATTTTTTAGATACTCATGCGCTTCTATGGTATTTGTTTGATAGTGAAAATCTATCTAAAACGGCTAAAGAAATAATCAATAATGAATTTTGCTACTACAGTAAAGTTTCACTATGGGAAATTGCGATAAAACAGACCCGTAATCTGCTTCAGTATAAAAATTCAATCCAAGATATTATAGATGCCTGCAGGGAAGAAGAATTTGAAGAACTTTCAGTTTCCGGTAAATCTTTAGAATTAATAAAAAACTTGCCTGATATTCACAGAGACCCATTTGATAGGCTTCTAATTACAATGGCGCAAGAAAATAATTTAACGATTGTTACAAAAGATACAAAGATTCCGTTGTATGATGTAAAAACTGTTTGGTAAAACAAAATAAACCTAACACCCGCTTCAACCTGACATTGAGGACAAGCTTTGTTGCGGCTTAAGCGAATGTTATGTGGACAACCCTCACTGGGGCGCGTGTAGCAGGAAAAAATGTTAGAAAAAAAAGTAATTACAATAAATAAAAATAAAATAAATATTGATTTCTCTGAATTAGAAAAAGAAATTAATAATTCAAAAATATCGTCAAAAGAATTAGTTGAAGTTGTTAATGTGAAAACAACAATAGAACCGGTAAGTAATGAATTAATAATTTTTAAAGATAATGAATGTATAGCAAATTATATAATTGAATCCGGAAATAAAAGTAATTTTTCAAGTCTGAAATTTCTTCATTTATGCATCCGGATCTTAAATAATTTTGGTTTGGTGATCGATGGCGAAATTGATGATAGTCCATTTAAAACAGAAAAGAAAATCAATCAGATAAACGGAATAAGATTTCAGCCGGTTTTATTAAATGCATATAATAATAATCCGGAAAATAAGGGAATGGGCTTATTCAGCAGAGGCTTACATTTTTCGGGATTTATAACTTCTTCAAATTTCAGATTATGCTGCATTTGCGATGAATGCAAAAAAAGTTTTAATATTCATAGTTACCATGCAGGAAATGGTTATTTCCAGTATTTTTATTCAGATGATGGCAGCGAAACTTTAATGGTTCCTTATGATGCAATTAAAGATATGCCTGGTCAGTTATGTAAAAATATTTCAGAAGAATCGGTAAAAAGAATTGATTCTCAATTAGAAAAAAAAGGATATGGAAGATTTAAATTTTACAATCCTTTTAGATGTCCTTATTGTAAAGCTCCATATATTGATTTTCAAAAACATCCGGAAATAAGGGAATATGAATATTATGCAAATGTATTTTTGAATAAAGAAATGATAGAATATAAGGATAAAAAATGAAATCAACTGAAGTATATAAAATTATAAATCTAATAATTAAGGAAGGTTTTAATTGAAAATGAATAAAAATATAATCGCAATTATTTATGCAGTTGCTGCAGCAGCTTTTTATGCATTAAATGTTCCTTGCTCCAAAATACTCCTTCAAAATATTTCACCTGTATTTATGGCCGGACTTCTTTATATTGGAGCAGGGCTTGGTGTAGGAATTTTGTATTTATTCAATTTTAAAAAAGAGCAAAAATCTGAACGGCTTGATAAAAATTATTTACCGTATACTATTGGAATGATTTTTCTTGATATTGTCGCTCCAATTTTGTTAATGCTTGGAGTGAAATACGGAACTTCATCAAATGCATCTTTGCTTGGAAATTTTGAAATAGTAGCTACAGCATTAATTGCATTGATTATATTCAAGGAAAAAGTGACATGGCGATTATGGATTGCAATTTTTTTTATTACCGCTTCAAGTATAATTCTTTCGTTTGAAAATATTGAAGGATTAAATTTTTCCATAGGCTCTTTGTTTGTTCTTGGAGCAACAATTTGCTGGGGATTGGAAAATAATTGTACCCGCAGAATGTCAGATAAAAGTACATATCAGATTGTAACAATAAAAGGACTTTGTTCAGGATTTGGTTCGATAATTGTAGCTTTTGTTTCCGGTGAAACCGATTTTACTCTTAAATATATTCCTTTCGCATTATTGTTGGGATTTGTATCCTACGGATTAAGTATTTTTACATACATTCGTGCTCAAAAATACTTGGGTGCAGCTAAAACAAGTGCATATTATTCGATTGCACCATTTATAGGAACATTTTTGGCTTTTGTATTATTAAAAGAAAAAATATCAACTAAATATATATCGGCATTATTCGTAATGATTATAGGTACTGCCTTTGCCGTGTATGACACATTAATTAGAAAACATTTGCACGGACATAGGCATACATTTACACATACACATAACGGCATAACGCATACCCATACAATATCCCATTCTCATTTACATAATCACTTTATTTCTGATTCAAAACATGGTCATCATCACAGCATTGAGGAATTAGAAAATGAATTAAAAAATGAGATAGGAAAATAAAAAAAATCAGAAGTTCTATTGACGTTACAAGCGATTTGTTGTATATTATAGCTGTAAGTTAATTAGAACAACGGTTCGAATAACTTACACAGACACCGGGCAAGAGATGCCCGAAAGGAGGTGAATTATGACACAGACAGAGCGGAGGCGTTTTTTGATTGAATATCTTCTCGCAGAAAATTCACAATATAGAGGAGTGCAGATTCCTGAAAGTGAAACAGAGCAAAAATATCTTCTTCGCTCACTTGTGAATGTGCGTCATGCCGTTCCTGCAAGTGAAGAGTTTTTGCATATTGAAGATGAGTATTTGCAGGAAGAAATTAAATTGCGCGGAATTACCGACATAACGGATTTGGTTCCGGCCTGTGATGATCTTTACATTTGGCGAGGCGACATCACTACACTCAAAGTTGACGCAATCGTGAACGCAGCGAACAGCGGAATGACAGGCTGCTGGCAGCCCTGCCACTACTGTATCGACAACTGCATACACACCTTTGCAGGAATAAGGCTCCGTGCCGCCTGCGATTCGATTATAAAAAAGCAAGGGCATGAAGAGCCGACAGGACAAGCAAAAATCACTCTGGCATTTAATCTGCCGTGTAAGTTTGTGCTTCACACTGTCGGCCCAATTGTGGAAGGACAGCTTACCCAAACTGATTGCGATTTGCTTTCTTCATGCTATAAATCTTGTCTTCATTTGTCGCATGATAAGGGCCTTAGGTCGATAGCCTTTTGCTGTATTTCAACAGGCGTTTTCGGTTTTCCGCAGGAAGAGGCAGCACAAATTGCGGTTGCTGCCGTCAGAGAATGGAAAGAAAAAAATGAGACATCAGGTTCAAGCCCGAACATGGCAGGAACTACCGGCGGAATGAAGGTTGTGTTTAATGTGTTCACTGAAAAAGATGAGGAAATTTATAGGGGCTTATTTTCAGGCGCTAAAAATAAGGGGACTTTTGTATGACAGAGAAGATTGAAAAATTAAAACAGGTTCTTTCCGAAGCGGAAACAATTGTCATCGGTGCAGGAAGCGGGCTTTCCACTTCGGCAGGATTTACTTATTCCGGTGAGCGTTTTGAAAAATATTTTTCTGATTTTGAGGTAAAATACGGTTTTCATGATATGTATTCCGGAGGGTTTACTCCTTTTGAATCCCTCGAAGAGCTTTGGGCTTATTGGAGCCGTAATATTATGATAAACCGTTATATGGATCCGCCGAAACCGGTTTATAAAGATTTGTTTTCGCTTGTGAAGGACAAGGATTATTTTGTAATCACAACAAATGTAGACCATTGCTTTCAAAAAGCCGGCTTTGACAAGAACCGGCTATTTTACACGCAGGGCGACTACGGATTGTTTCAATGCAGCGAGCCGTGTCATGAAAAAACTTATGACAATGAAAAACAAATCCGGGCAATGTGGGAATTTCGTGATGAAATGAAAGTTCCGACAGAACTTGTTCCACGTTGTCCTGTCTGCGGAAAGCCGATGAGCATGAATCTTAGGGCAGACCACACTTTTGTAACGGATAAAGGTTGGTACAAGGCATCAAAACAATATGAAAAGTTTTTGCAAACTCGGAATATAATAAAAAACGGTGAACAGGAAGGCGACGGAAAAGTTTTGTTCCTTGAGCTCGGCGTTGGAGGAAATACTCCCGGAATAATAAAGTATCCGTTTTGGCAGATGACTGAAAAAAATCCGAATGCCCGTTATGCCTGCATCAATTTTGGAGAAGCCGTTGTGCCGCCCAAAATAGAAAAGCAATCTATCTGTATCAATGACGATATTGGCGAAGTCTTGAAGAAAATGGTATAATTGGAAATATGAAAATAAGTGTTCGTTTTACGGCAGCAGTACATACTCTTTTGTGTATCCGGTATTTTGAAAAAGATATGCGCGTTACTTCGGATTTTATTTCTGCAAGCACAGGTGTAAATGCCGTTATCATAAGAAAAATTTTGCTTCAGTTACAAAAAGCGGGACTTGTGGAAACTGCCGCAGGGGTCGGCGGGTCGCACTTGGCTCAAACCGCAGATAAAATAACGCTTCTCGATGTTTACAACGCAATCAATGAGGGCGATGAAGAACGGGATATTTTTAATTTTCACCCTAAGCCCAATCCTAAATGTCCTGTGGGAAGAAAAATTCATCTTGTGCTTGATGATAAATTAGATGATGCCCAAAATGCAATGAAGGATTCGCTTAGCAAAACAACTATTGCCGATTTAAGCAAAGATATCTAACATTCACAAAATAAAATAATGTTAATAATTCTCATCATTGACTAATTATAAGCATTTATGATAATATATCTAAAAATTTAATATATTGTGAGGTTGTTATGATAGAAGTAAATGCGATGGGACAGGCTTGTCCTATTCCCGTTATTATGGCGAAAAAGGCTGTCAGGGAAAATACGGGTAAAGAAAATATCTCGGTCAAGGTTGATAATGAGGTGGCAACTCAAAACCTTTCAAAGATGGCGGCTCAGCTCGGTATAGGGGTTGAAGTAAATAAGATTTCGGAAAAAGAGTTTACCGTTCTTTTAAA of the Treponema denticola ATCC 35405 genome contains:
- a CDS encoding type II toxin-antitoxin system VapC family toxin, with amino-acid sequence MKYFLDTHALLWYLFDSENLSKTAKEIINNEFCYYSKVSLWEIAIKQTRNLLQYKNSIQDIIDACREEEFEELSVSGKSLELIKNLPDIHRDPFDRLLITMAQENNLTIVTKDTKIPLYDVKTVW
- the lon gene encoding endopeptidase La gives rise to the protein MSDKKEIVPIESLLPQKLNIVPLSGRPIFPGIFTPLLINAPEDIKSIEDAYAGDGFIGLTLLKNNIENPQAKDLYKVGCAAKIVRKINLPDGGLNVFIATQKRFKIRKTVNDTNPIVVAVQYLDDEEEKSHEVEALTRALISEMKQLSENNPLFSEEMRLNMINIDHPGKIADFIASILNIQKEDQQKILETLNVKKRMEEVFVHIKKEQELLQVQRKIQDDLNMRVEKNQRDYFLREELKSIKEELGLTTDPKTNEEENFAKRIEEFQFTGEVKEVVDSEFEKFKMLDPYSSEYIVTRNYLETILSLPWKNSEPEEYDIAKAQKILNKDHYGLEDVKTRIIEYLSVRKLKKDTKGSIVLLLGPPGVGKTSVGMSIARAMSKPFFRFSVGGMRDEAEIKGHRRTYIGAMPGKILQGLKIVKTNSPVFMIDEVDKMGQSYQGDPSSALLEVLDPEQNINFRDHYLDLPFDLSNIVFILTANTLDSIPRPLLDRAEVIKLSGYIDSEKVQIAKKHLIPKSLEKHGLKKNQVVYSQDMLLYIANSYAREAGVRNFEKKLDKIHRKVATEIVNGKRKEDEKLIVTKADIEKMLGKVIFRDDDIKKADVPGTSIGLAWTSMGGDTLLIETASMLGKGGFKLTGQAGNVMKESAGIALSWTRMFAVDQKIKKPDWFEKNIIHLHLPEGATPKDGPSAGITMATALLSLFSGKTIKPKLAMTGELSLTGQVLAIGGLKEKTIAARRNGIKEVIIPQANTRDLDEIPEYIKKGIKFYPVSHVEEVLDIAFRGALTKKKR
- a CDS encoding Rpn family recombination-promoting nuclease/putative transposase, which produces MEKLFKITLRNDYAFKKVFGVEENKDVLQDLLECILDIPPEDIAGLELLDKEFHKEFLSEKLGILDIKLRLNNGTFVDIEIQNVWYFDFPERTLYYWSKMYNEGIKQGQDYTKLPKCITINLIGKGFNKNKRLHNKYLVLEKDTKEPLVSKLEIHILNLEKARLLKEGQYKDYKAKRLLNWLKFIETDEREVREVLEQESPMMRKANTTIELMEMSPRDKWLYESRMKYEHDKASCISEGYRQGIEQGIQQGFADGAHQNKLETARNLTEMGFAVEVIAKATGLSIEEIKSL
- a CDS encoding DMT family transporter; protein product: MNKNIIAIIYAVAAAAFYALNVPCSKILLQNISPVFMAGLLYIGAGLGVGILYLFNFKKEQKSERLDKNYLPYTIGMIFLDIVAPILLMLGVKYGTSSNASLLGNFEIVATALIALIIFKEKVTWRLWIAIFFITASSIILSFENIEGLNFSIGSLFVLGATICWGLENNCTRRMSDKSTYQIVTIKGLCSGFGSIIVAFVSGETDFTLKYIPFALLLGFVSYGLSIFTYIRAQKYLGAAKTSAYYSIAPFIGTFLAFVLLKEKISTKYISALFVMIIGTAFAVYDTLIRKHLHGHRHTFTHTHNGITHTHTISHSHLHNHFISDSKHGHHHSIEELENELKNEIGK
- a CDS encoding SIR2 family NAD-dependent protein deacylase gives rise to the protein MTEKIEKLKQVLSEAETIVIGAGSGLSTSAGFTYSGERFEKYFSDFEVKYGFHDMYSGGFTPFESLEELWAYWSRNIMINRYMDPPKPVYKDLFSLVKDKDYFVITTNVDHCFQKAGFDKNRLFYTQGDYGLFQCSEPCHEKTYDNEKQIRAMWEFRDEMKVPTELVPRCPVCGKPMSMNLRADHTFVTDKGWYKASKQYEKFLQTRNIIKNGEQEGDGKVLFLELGVGGNTPGIIKYPFWQMTEKNPNARYACINFGEAVVPPKIEKQSICINDDIGEVLKKMV
- a CDS encoding protein-ADP-ribose hydrolase encodes the protein MTQTERRRFLIEYLLAENSQYRGVQIPESETEQKYLLRSLVNVRHAVPASEEFLHIEDEYLQEEIKLRGITDITDLVPACDDLYIWRGDITTLKVDAIVNAANSGMTGCWQPCHYCIDNCIHTFAGIRLRAACDSIIKKQGHEEPTGQAKITLAFNLPCKFVLHTVGPIVEGQLTQTDCDLLSSCYKSCLHLSHDKGLRSIAFCCISTGVFGFPQEEAAQIAVAAVREWKEKNETSGSSPNMAGTTGGMKVVFNVFTEKDEEIYRGLFSGAKNKGTFV
- a CDS encoding DUF2281 domain-containing protein, which gives rise to MLLTTVQEKLESIPDEYMVEVYNYLELLQYKILYKKQHEESVKRFPNRRPDILKQPNFYMSPAFDEPLEDFKEYM
- a CDS encoding Rrf2 family transcriptional regulator encodes the protein MKISVRFTAAVHTLLCIRYFEKDMRVTSDFISASTGVNAVIIRKILLQLQKAGLVETAAGVGGSHLAQTADKITLLDVYNAINEGDEERDIFNFHPKPNPKCPVGRKIHLVLDDKLDDAQNAMKDSLSKTTIADLSKDI